A portion of the Desulfovibrio intestinalis genome contains these proteins:
- the cydB gene encoding cytochrome d ubiquinol oxidase subunit II: MLETIWFVLWALLWAMYFILDGFDLGMGSLLPFLGKNEEERRIMYNAAGPFWDGNEVWLIAAGGVTFAAFPKVYAVMFSALYAPLLMLLFALIFRAVSFEFRSKVEHDAWRSVWDCVHFVSNLVPCILLGVAFANLFMGIPVDAQGVYHGNLLSLLNVYGLAGGVFFLCMFVLHGSLWLSIKSRGELQIRAVATASFVWPIMLILLVAFLILTAFYTKLYDNYLAMPVLLVLPLLALAGLVGARIMLHAGKLWCAWAFSALFILGVTFFGVVGMFPGMIISSIDPAATVTAFNGSSSQLTLKIMLGVALVMVPIVLLYQFWMYRLFSAPVLPKDLDDDHAY, translated from the coding sequence ATGCTGGAAACCATCTGGTTTGTGCTGTGGGCATTGTTGTGGGCCATGTACTTTATCCTGGACGGTTTTGATCTTGGCATGGGCTCTCTTTTGCCCTTTCTGGGCAAAAATGAAGAAGAGCGCCGTATCATGTATAACGCCGCCGGACCTTTCTGGGACGGCAACGAAGTGTGGCTCATCGCCGCTGGCGGCGTGACCTTTGCGGCTTTTCCCAAGGTGTATGCGGTCATGTTCAGCGCTCTGTACGCGCCTTTGCTGATGCTGCTCTTTGCCCTGATTTTCCGGGCGGTATCGTTTGAGTTTCGCAGCAAGGTCGAGCACGATGCGTGGCGCAGCGTGTGGGACTGCGTACATTTTGTATCCAACCTTGTGCCCTGCATCCTGCTTGGCGTGGCCTTTGCCAACCTTTTCATGGGCATTCCTGTGGATGCGCAGGGCGTGTATCACGGCAACCTGCTTTCCCTGCTCAATGTTTACGGTTTGGCGGGCGGGGTGTTCTTCCTTTGCATGTTCGTGCTGCACGGATCGCTGTGGTTGAGCATCAAGAGCCGCGGCGAACTGCAAATCCGCGCGGTAGCTACGGCCAGCTTTGTGTGGCCCATCATGCTCATTCTGCTGGTGGCCTTTCTTATTCTTACGGCTTTTTACACCAAGCTGTATGATAACTATCTGGCCATGCCCGTTCTGCTGGTATTGCCTCTGCTGGCCCTTGCCGGGCTGGTGGGCGCGCGCATCATGCTGCACGCGGGCAAGCTCTGGTGCGCCTGGGCCTTCAGCGCCCTGTTCATTCTGGGCGTCACCTTCTTCGGCGTTGTGGGCATGTTCCCCGGCATGATTATTTCTTCCATTGATCCTGCCGCCACGGTAACTGCCTTTAACGGCTCCTCAAGCCAGCTCACGCTCAAGATCATGCTTGGCGTGGCCCTGGTTATGGTGCCCATCGTGCTGCTGTACCAGTTCTGGATGTACCGGTTGTTCTCTGCTCCGGTGCTGCCCAAGGATCTGGACGACGACCACGCCTATTAG
- a CDS encoding DMT family transporter: MPAYIVLTVLFAALLHALWNIIVKGGENKLFETGLNALGAGLGAVCIVPFLPPLLPEAWPNLAMSCICHFTYYICIAEAYKKADLSFSYTIMRGCAPLLTSLAMLFFGVSLSLGAWGGVLLLCCGIFCLAGDNARRGADRSAILLSLRTSFVIMGYTLADGMGARHSGNAVSYACWIFVLNIIPLNAFIFWRHGLDYARYIRKRALIGAFGGLAGLGSYGIAIWAMTIAPIAMVAALRETSVIFGMLLAVLLLHEKFTVWRGVAVALVACGAILMKLA, encoded by the coding sequence ATGCCTGCCTATATAGTGCTTACAGTTCTCTTTGCGGCACTGCTGCACGCCTTGTGGAACATTATCGTCAAGGGCGGAGAGAACAAACTCTTTGAAACGGGCTTGAATGCGCTGGGAGCCGGACTCGGCGCAGTATGCATAGTGCCGTTCCTGCCGCCGCTTTTGCCTGAGGCCTGGCCGAATCTTGCCATGTCCTGCATTTGTCACTTCACGTATTACATCTGCATTGCTGAAGCGTACAAGAAGGCAGACCTTTCTTTCAGCTACACTATCATGCGTGGCTGCGCGCCCCTGCTGACATCATTGGCCATGCTTTTCTTCGGTGTAAGCCTGAGCCTGGGCGCATGGGGCGGCGTGCTGCTGCTGTGTTGCGGCATATTCTGTCTTGCTGGAGACAACGCACGGCGCGGCGCAGACAGAAGCGCCATATTGCTTTCCCTGCGCACATCCTTTGTCATTATGGGCTACACGCTGGCAGACGGCATGGGCGCACGGCACAGCGGCAATGCCGTAAGCTATGCCTGCTGGATTTTCGTACTCAACATTATACCGCTGAACGCCTTCATTTTCTGGCGTCACGGCCTGGATTATGCCCGCTATATCCGCAAAAGAGCCCTTATTGGCGCTTTCGGCGGTTTGGCTGGTCTGGGGTCATACGGCATAGCCATATGGGCAATGACCATCGCCCCCATCGCGATGGTGGCGGCCCTGCGCGAAACCTCGGTAATTTTCGGCATGCTGCTGGCCGTGCTTTTGCTTCATGAAAAATTCACGGTCTGGCGGGGAGTGGCCGTAGCTCTTGTGGCGTGTGGAGCCATACTTATGAAGCTGGCATAA